In Tsukamurella tyrosinosolvens, the genomic window TCGCGGTGATGTTCGTGCCGATGCTGGACCTCCTACTAGCGGTCGTGCGCCGCACCCGCGCGGGTGTGCACCCGTTCACGGCGGACAAGATGCACCTGCATCATCGGCTGCTGCAGATCGGGCACAGCCAGCGCCGCGTCGTGGTGGTCATCTACCTGTGGGTGGGTGTGTTGGGCCTGAGTGCCGCGGCGTCCACGATGCTCCCGCCGACCCTCATCGCACCCCTCTTCGGGGCGGGCCTGCTGTGCGCCCTCGTCTTCACCGTGGTGCCGCGGATCGTGCCGCGCCTGCGGGAGCGCTATTCCGAAACCGCGAGGTCAGATACATCGACCAAGTCGGGAACCCGGTAACGCAGGACGGTCGTCCTGTTGTACTATCGTGTGTAGTTGATCGGTTGGATCACGGCACGGACCCGATGTGGGGAGTGCCCCTACTTCTTGGTAGAGTCTCAGCCAATCACAAAGAATCCGTGATGTGACCCACGCTACGGATTCGGCAGACGCCGCCCCCGGTCGCCGCGAGACCTTCGCTGGAGCGACCCTGACCCCGAAGGAGGGGACATGACGACGCCCGCCCCCTCCGTCGACGGCCAGGTCGGTCGTAGCGTCGTGACCTTCGTGAACCCGATCGTGATCGTGATCGGCCTCTCCGTGATCGCCGCCGGCGTCGGCACCGCCTTCGGTCACCCGTGGTTCGCCGCGTGGTTCCTCCTCGGCGGGCTGCTCTCCGTGCTGAACGCCAAGCTGGCGGTCCTCAAGGTGGCCACGGTCACCGCGGAGAACGAGCCCCGCAAGGCTCCGGTCGCCGTCAATTCGATGGTCCGCCTCGGCGTCGTCTCCGTCATCGCGATCGTGATCGCCTACTTCTTCCGGCCCGATGGGCTGGGCGTGATCTTCGGCCTCGCCGTCGGTCAGATCGTCCTCGTCCTGAACACCGTCATCCCCGTTCTGAAAGGGCTTCGCCAGCAGTCATGAACACCAACCTGTACGCCGAGGGCTCGATCAAGGTCGCCCACTACAAGTCGTTCGAGCTGTTCGGAATGACCTTTCACTGGGACACGATCCTGGCCACGGCGATCGCGGCCGCGATCGTGCTCATCCTGGCGTTCATCCTGAAGGCGAAGGTCACCTCGACCGGTGTCCCGAGCGGTGTGCAGCTGTTCTGGGAGGCCATCACCATCCAGCTCCGCAGCCAGGTCGAGTCCGCGATCGGCATGAAGGTGGCGCCGTTCCTGCTGCCGCTCGCGATCGCGCTGTTCTCCCTGATCCTGTTCGCGAACTGGCTCGCGGTGCTGCCGCAGCAGTACACGGGTGAGGGCGGCGCCCCCACCGAGATCTTCATGCCGCCGGCCGCCGACGTCAGCTTCGTCTACGCGTTGGTCCTGGTCGTGTACCTGGGCTACCACTTCGCCGGTTTCCGCACCCACGGCATCTTCGGCTACCCGGCGAAGGTCGTGAAGGGCCACGCGGTCGGCCTGGCGCCGATCAACGTGATCGAGGAGCTCATCTCGAAGCCGCTGTCGCTCGCACTGCGACTCTTCGGCAACGTCTTCGCGGGCACGGTCATGGTCGCGGTCATCGCGCTGCTGCCGGCCTACATCCTCTGGTTCCCGAACTCCCTGTGGAAGTCCTTCGAGCTCTTCGTCGGCCTCATCCAGGCGTTCATCTTCTCGCTCCTGACCATCCTGTACTTCTCCACCGCTATGGAGAAGACGCACCACTGACCTGTTCGCGGCCCACACCGGGCCACGGACGAGTAGACCCTGGTAGGCCGACTACCAGAAACCGAAAGGGAAAAGATAAATGGATCCGAACATCGCGCAGGGTGCCCTCATCGGCGGCGGCCTGATCATGGGTGGCGGCGCCATCGGCGCCGGTATCGGTAACGGTCTCGCCGGTTCCCAGCTCGTCGCCGGCATCGCGCGGCAGCCGGAGGCCCAGGGCCGCCTGATGACCCCGTTCTTCATCACCGTTGGTCTGGTCGAGGCCGCGTACTTCATCAACCTGGCCTTCATGGCCCTGTTCGTGTTCGCGACCCCGATCTCCTAATTCGCTCGTAAGAAACGGGACCTGACGTCATGCAGCTCGCTGAAGGAAACTTCCTCCTCCCCACCGCGGGGACCTTCATCTCGTGCCTGATCATCTTCTTGATCGTGCTCGCGGTGATCTGGTTCTTCGTGGCGCCTTCCATCCAGAAGGTTCTGGACGATCGCGACAAGATGATCCACCAGACCGCCACCGACGGCCGCGCCGCGGCCAAGGGGTTCGAGGACGCCGAGTCGGAGTACCGCGCCGGAATCGCTTCCGCCCGTGGTGAGGCCGGCAGCATCCGCGACGAGGCGCGTGCCGGCGGCCGCGTCTCGATGGAGGAGCAGAAGCAGCGGGCTACGGCCGAGGCGGACGCGATCACGCGGGAGAAGACCGAGCAGCTGCGCACCGCGGGTGAGTCCGCGGCCGCGGCGGCGCGCGCCGATCTCGCTCCGCTCTCGGCGTCGTTGGCGAGCCGCGTGCTCGGCTTCGACGTCACGCAGGACCCGGCCCTCAAGGCGAAGCTGGATGCATTCTCGAGCGACAAGGTGGTGAAGAACTAAATGGGTGTCTTTATCGGCAACCTGATCGCCTTCGCGGTCATCCTCTTCGTCCTGTGGAAGTTCGTCGTTCCGCCGGTGAAGCGACTCATGAAGGAGCGCCAGGACACCGTCCGGGCGCAGCTCGAGGAGTCGCGCATCGCGCAGGAGAAGCTGGCGCAGGCGGGCCAGGCGGGGGAGCGCGCGCGCTCCGACGCCGCCCGCGAGGGCAGCCAGATCCGCGACGAGGCCCGTGGCGACGCGGACGCGATCCGCGAAGAGCTGCGC contains:
- a CDS encoding ATP synthase subunit I; its protein translation is MTTPAPSVDGQVGRSVVTFVNPIVIVIGLSVIAAGVGTAFGHPWFAAWFLLGGLLSVLNAKLAVLKVATVTAENEPRKAPVAVNSMVRLGVVSVIAIVIAYFFRPDGLGVIFGLAVGQIVLVLNTVIPVLKGLRQQS
- the atpB gene encoding F0F1 ATP synthase subunit A, producing MNTNLYAEGSIKVAHYKSFELFGMTFHWDTILATAIAAAIVLILAFILKAKVTSTGVPSGVQLFWEAITIQLRSQVESAIGMKVAPFLLPLAIALFSLILFANWLAVLPQQYTGEGGAPTEIFMPPAADVSFVYALVLVVYLGYHFAGFRTHGIFGYPAKVVKGHAVGLAPINVIEELISKPLSLALRLFGNVFAGTVMVAVIALLPAYILWFPNSLWKSFELFVGLIQAFIFSLLTILYFSTAMEKTHH
- a CDS encoding F0F1 ATP synthase subunit C, with amino-acid sequence MDPNIAQGALIGGGLIMGGGAIGAGIGNGLAGSQLVAGIARQPEAQGRLMTPFFITVGLVEAAYFINLAFMALFVFATPIS
- a CDS encoding F0F1 ATP synthase subunit B, producing the protein MQLAEGNFLLPTAGTFISCLIIFLIVLAVIWFFVAPSIQKVLDDRDKMIHQTATDGRAAAKGFEDAESEYRAGIASARGEAGSIRDEARAGGRVSMEEQKQRATAEADAITREKTEQLRTAGESAAAAARADLAPLSASLASRVLGFDVTQDPALKAKLDAFSSDKVVKN